Proteins found in one Paenibacillus sp. FSL R10-2782 genomic segment:
- a CDS encoding D-2-hydroxyacid dehydrogenase — MGTIVSLHQLTTEQEKQVRAAAPGYELIISKAQELEPEQIRQAEVILGWSRHIAEAALHPDSKLKWIQTWSAGIDKLPLSELEKRHILLTNTSGVHAIPITEQIFGMLLSHTRYLQQAALLQRQKTWQPPEGDLTELRGKTLLITGVGEIGRETARIAEAFGMRVIGVRRSGKDAPHVKRMYTNEQLHEALGEADIVVNILPFTEETRHFFDEKAFAAMRKGAFFINVGRGGTVYTDALVRSLEQKHIAFAGLDVFEKEPLPVSHPLWSLENVLITPHIAGDTDRYAERAVDIFLTNLKAYAADQELPLNLVNYKTQY; from the coding sequence GTGGGAACCATCGTCAGTTTACACCAGCTTACCACAGAGCAAGAAAAGCAAGTTCGTGCAGCAGCTCCGGGCTATGAGCTGATCATTAGTAAAGCACAGGAGCTGGAGCCTGAACAAATCCGACAGGCAGAGGTCATTTTGGGCTGGTCCAGGCATATTGCCGAAGCGGCTTTGCATCCCGACAGCAAGCTGAAATGGATACAGACCTGGTCGGCGGGGATTGATAAGTTGCCACTATCAGAGCTGGAAAAGCGTCATATTTTACTCACCAATACAAGCGGCGTTCATGCCATCCCGATTACGGAGCAAATCTTTGGGATGCTGCTGTCGCATACACGGTATTTGCAGCAAGCAGCTCTCTTGCAGCGTCAGAAAACATGGCAGCCACCGGAAGGCGACCTGACGGAATTACGTGGCAAAACGCTGCTGATTACGGGCGTGGGTGAAATCGGCCGTGAAACGGCACGGATCGCAGAAGCCTTCGGCATGCGGGTGATCGGAGTCCGACGTTCCGGCAAGGATGCCCCTCATGTGAAGCGCATGTATACAAATGAGCAATTACATGAAGCGCTGGGGGAAGCGGATATTGTGGTGAATATTTTGCCATTCACCGAGGAAACCCGTCACTTCTTTGACGAAAAGGCATTTGCAGCCATGCGTAAGGGAGCTTTCTTCATTAATGTAGGTCGTGGCGGCACTGTCTATACGGATGCACTTGTGCGCTCTCTGGAGCAAAAGCATATTGCCTTTGCCGGACTGGATGTATTCGAGAAAGAACCGCTACCCGTGTCGCACCCGCTGTGGAGTCTGGAAAATGTCCTGATCACGCCGCATATTGCGGGCGACACGGACCGCTACGCTGAACGGGCGGTAGATATTTTCCTCACCAATTTGAAAGCCTATGCAGCCGATCAGGAGCTACCGCTGAATTTGGTCAACTATAAAACCCAGTATTAA
- the thpR gene encoding RNA 2',3'-cyclic phosphodiesterase, whose product MNGIPPVVPQTAHTQRLFTAIALPSEHKKELRRWVEQDVKQLSFRKWSDFRDYHVTLQFLGDVATNDIPELEQALFQAAAAHSPFTLGIGEPGTFGRDGFPRVLWRGVTGQKDSLNQLHQSIVKATEPLGFKPEERPYRPHITVARSYTGQEPIPASMFQSNDRIGEPWAVGEFVLYATRMGQKPMYQIIQTIPLSR is encoded by the coding sequence ATGAACGGAATACCGCCGGTAGTACCACAAACAGCACACACACAAAGGCTTTTTACCGCGATTGCTCTCCCGAGCGAGCACAAGAAGGAGCTGCGTCGCTGGGTGGAACAGGATGTTAAACAGCTTTCTTTTCGCAAATGGAGCGATTTCAGGGATTACCACGTGACACTTCAGTTCCTGGGGGATGTGGCAACCAACGATATACCGGAACTGGAACAGGCTTTATTTCAGGCTGCTGCTGCACATTCCCCATTCACTCTCGGCATTGGCGAACCGGGGACTTTTGGACGGGATGGATTTCCGCGGGTGCTGTGGAGGGGAGTTACGGGGCAGAAGGATTCTTTGAATCAGCTCCACCAATCCATAGTTAAGGCTACCGAACCGCTTGGTTTTAAGCCCGAGGAACGGCCTTACCGGCCCCATATCACAGTAGCGCGTTCGTATACAGGGCAGGAGCCTATTCCGGCGTCTATGTTTCAGTCCAATGACCGGATAGGAGAGCCGTGGGCAGTGGGAGAATTTGTTTTGTACGCGACCCGAATGGGCCAAAAACCGATGTACCAAATAATTCAAACGATCCCATTATCAAGGTGA
- a CDS encoding cell wall hydrolase — translation MEIVKEHRWFAPLLSVLLVCILGVGLYAEVQQTQKNHKNAPMQSLSWSGNSSAPSHGDRMETHNGSNRTSPIFAKAHGQPSWKQIMPAPLPASQMKQAGQARSNVATGVKKPEVQHSKSAILTPPTTIYFTKTQMLSQDDKALSTWSYPVSAKELLLLQKIVMAEAEGEPYEGKVAVANVVLNRLRSAPFPDTIQAVIYQKAQFSPVANGRLRRVQPNQDSIRAVTAALNGHKAVPDNTCFFLSLTLAQDLTVHHSRTKVKTIGHHTFYK, via the coding sequence ATGGAAATCGTTAAAGAACATCGTTGGTTTGCACCTCTTTTGAGTGTGCTACTTGTTTGTATATTGGGGGTAGGCCTCTACGCTGAGGTTCAACAAACACAGAAAAATCACAAAAATGCACCTATGCAATCTCTGAGCTGGTCAGGGAATTCTTCGGCTCCTTCACACGGGGACAGGATGGAGACCCATAATGGGTCAAACAGAACAAGTCCCATCTTTGCCAAGGCTCATGGGCAGCCGAGCTGGAAACAAATCATGCCGGCTCCGTTACCCGCTTCCCAGATGAAGCAGGCGGGACAAGCCCGGAGCAATGTTGCAACCGGCGTGAAAAAACCTGAAGTCCAGCATAGCAAGTCTGCAATTCTTACCCCTCCTACAACCATTTACTTTACGAAGACACAAATGCTCTCTCAGGATGACAAGGCGTTGTCTACCTGGAGCTATCCTGTCTCCGCTAAAGAACTGCTCCTGCTACAAAAAATAGTCATGGCAGAAGCAGAAGGCGAACCGTACGAAGGCAAAGTGGCAGTTGCCAACGTTGTCTTAAACCGGCTGCGGTCAGCCCCATTTCCCGATACGATTCAGGCAGTGATTTATCAAAAAGCGCAATTTAGTCCGGTTGCGAACGGGCGTCTTCGTCGTGTCCAGCCCAATCAGGACAGCATTCGTGCGGTTACGGCTGCTTTGAACGGTCATAAAGCCGTGCCTGACAACACCTGCTTTTTCCTGTCGCTGACGTTGGCTCAGGATCTTACAGTTCATCATTCGCGTACCAAGGTGAAAACAATCGGCCATCATACCTTCTACAAATAA
- a CDS encoding metal-dependent hydrolase → MKITYYGHSAVLVEEEGKRIIIDPFLTGNPKAVVKAEDIQVDAVLLTHGHADHFGDAIEIAKHNDCPVIAVAELANYCSSQGAKAHGMNLGGGHQFDGFHVKFTLAFHSSSLTVDGQTIYMGEPAGILLTIGGKTFFHAGDTALFGDMRLIGETNSIDAAVLPIGDGYTMGPEDTLLAAKWLRASRVIPVHYNTFPGIEQDGNAFCDRLHKEGIKGTALNPGESLEF, encoded by the coding sequence ATGAAAATCACATATTACGGACATTCAGCAGTACTGGTGGAGGAAGAGGGCAAACGGATTATTATTGATCCTTTTTTGACCGGGAATCCTAAAGCGGTAGTAAAAGCTGAGGATATTCAGGTGGATGCAGTGCTGTTGACGCATGGTCATGCGGATCATTTTGGTGATGCTATCGAAATTGCCAAGCACAACGATTGCCCTGTAATCGCGGTGGCGGAATTGGCTAACTATTGTTCATCTCAGGGAGCCAAGGCTCACGGTATGAACCTGGGCGGCGGTCACCAATTTGACGGCTTCCATGTAAAATTCACACTTGCGTTCCACAGTTCCTCTTTAACGGTGGATGGACAAACGATATATATGGGTGAGCCTGCGGGCATTTTATTGACCATAGGTGGCAAAACATTTTTCCATGCTGGCGATACGGCCCTGTTTGGCGATATGCGTCTTATTGGTGAAACCAACTCCATAGATGCTGCGGTATTACCGATTGGTGACGGTTATACAATGGGACCGGAGGATACGTTACTGGCAGCCAAATGGCTCCGGGCCAGCCGCGTAATACCGGTGCATTACAATACATTTCCGGGGATCGAGCAGGATGGGAACGCCTTCTGTGACCGTCTGCACAAAGAAGGGATTAAGGGAACAGCCCTGAATCCCGGCGAAAGCCTCGAATTTTAA